The following proteins come from a genomic window of Micavibrio aeruginosavorus EPB:
- a CDS encoding OmpH family outer membrane protein: MMQVNKMAVLAGAGVVVLAGLALIVGPSLLSHATNDAVKAQAVAGSGHVIAVIDAQAVLNSSKAGKSIQDQLATQRDAFQKEFSKMERDLGEEEKKLVAERDKLTPEKFAEKRRAFEEKLMDARRLAQRRRVSLEKASADAYNKLRGRMTEIVAEQAQANGYDIVLTRQNVVLAEKEMDITGQVMDKLNKDFPDVKLDISAAEKAVDTALSSAEKSNTSLAE, from the coding sequence ATGATGCAAGTAAATAAAATGGCTGTTCTGGCGGGTGCTGGTGTTGTTGTATTGGCGGGCTTGGCCCTGATCGTTGGGCCGTCGCTGTTGAGCCATGCGACCAATGATGCGGTCAAAGCGCAAGCCGTTGCCGGGTCCGGCCACGTTATTGCCGTGATCGATGCGCAAGCCGTTTTGAACAGCTCCAAGGCCGGGAAGTCGATTCAGGATCAACTGGCGACCCAGCGTGACGCCTTCCAGAAAGAATTTTCCAAGATGGAACGCGATCTGGGGGAGGAAGAAAAGAAACTGGTGGCCGAGCGTGACAAGCTGACCCCGGAAAAGTTCGCCGAAAAACGCCGCGCGTTTGAAGAAAAATTGATGGATGCGCGTCGCCTGGCGCAACGCCGCCGCGTGTCGTTGGAAAAGGCATCCGCGGATGCGTATAACAAACTGCGTGGCCGCATGACCGAAATTGTCGCGGAACAGGCGCAGGCCAACGGTTATGACATTGTCCTGACCCGTCAGAACGTGGTTCTGGCCGAAAAGGAAATGGACATTACCGGCCAGGTTATGGACAAGCTGAATAAGGATTTCCCGGATGTGAAACTGGATATCAGCGCGGCAGAAAAGGCGGTTGATACCGCGTTGTCCAGCGCCGAAAAATCCAACACGTCGTTGGCTGAGTAA